One segment of Fuscovulum ytuae DNA contains the following:
- the bmt gene encoding betaine--homocysteine S-methyltransferase, translating into MADALTELLSTRDWLMADGATGTNLFNMGLSSGEPPELWNVDEPQNIRQLYRGAVEAGSDIFLTNTFGGNAARLKLHNAQGRVRELNRVGVELGREIADASGRKVVVAGSVGPTGEIFEPMGTLTHKDAVEIFHEQMEGMKEGGVDVLWIETISAPEEYRAAAEAAKLAGLPWCGTMSFDTAGRTMMGVTSSALAELVEKLPNPPIAFGANCGVGASDLMRTVLGFASTGTERPIIAKGNAGIPKYHDGHIHYDGTPELMAEYAVLARDAGVRIIGGCCGTMPEHLRAMRAALESRPKGPRPTLETISEALGGFSSASDGTGDDAGAPRRERRGRRG; encoded by the coding sequence ATGGCCGATGCGCTGACCGAGCTTCTCTCTACCCGCGACTGGCTGATGGCCGATGGCGCGACGGGGACGAACCTGTTCAACATGGGCCTGTCTTCGGGCGAACCCCCGGAACTGTGGAATGTCGATGAGCCCCAAAATATCCGCCAACTCTATCGCGGGGCGGTCGAGGCAGGGTCGGATATCTTTCTGACCAACACTTTCGGCGGAAATGCGGCGCGTCTGAAGCTGCACAATGCCCAAGGCCGGGTGCGCGAGTTGAACCGGGTTGGCGTCGAACTCGGCCGCGAGATTGCCGATGCCTCTGGGCGCAAGGTGGTGGTGGCCGGGTCAGTCGGCCCGACGGGCGAGATTTTCGAGCCGATGGGCACCCTGACCCACAAGGATGCGGTCGAAATCTTCCATGAACAGATGGAGGGGATGAAGGAGGGCGGCGTTGACGTCCTGTGGATCGAGACGATCTCGGCCCCGGAAGAATACCGCGCGGCGGCAGAGGCAGCGAAATTGGCAGGCCTGCCTTGGTGCGGGACCATGAGCTTTGATACCGCCGGGCGGACGATGATGGGTGTCACCTCTTCGGCGCTGGCCGAACTGGTGGAAAAGCTGCCCAATCCGCCCATCGCCTTTGGCGCGAATTGCGGGGTGGGGGCGTCCGATCTGATGCGCACGGTTCTGGGCTTTGCCTCGACCGGGACGGAACGGCCCATCATCGCCAAGGGGAATGCAGGCATTCCGAAGTATCACGATGGCCATATCCATTACGATGGCACGCCGGAATTGATGGCCGAATATGCAGTTCTGGCCCGTGACGCAGGCGTGCGGATCATCGGGGGATGCTGCGGCACGATGCCCGAACATCTGCGCGCCATGCGTGCCGCATTGGAAAGCCGCCCGAAAGGCCCGCGCCCAACGTTGGAGACGATCAGCGAAGCCTTGGGTGGCTTCTCTTCGGCCTCGGACGGCACGGGCGATGATGCGGGCGCGCCGCGCCGCGAACGGCGGGGGCGGCGCGGCTGA
- the purS gene encoding phosphoribosylformylglycinamidine synthase subunit PurS, which translates to MKARVTVMLKNGVLDPQGEAVRHALGTLGFAGVEGVRQGKVIELDLAETDRSKAEADVKAMCEKLLANTVIESYRVEIL; encoded by the coding sequence ATGAAAGCGCGCGTCACCGTCATGTTGAAGAATGGCGTCCTTGATCCGCAGGGTGAGGCCGTGCGCCACGCGCTGGGCACGCTGGGCTTTGCCGGGGTGGAAGGCGTGCGTCAGGGCAAGGTGATCGAGCTTGATCTGGCAGAGACGGACCGAAGCAAGGCCGAGGCGGATGTGAAGGCGATGTGCGAAAAGCTTCTCGCCAACACCGTGATCGAAAGCTACCGGGTCGAGATTCTCTGA
- a CDS encoding ATP-binding protein: protein MLAIAVIASFPATTAVLGWFELQDVARTQSRLVTEAIPAISEVRAVAEGTSRVVAVAPELAAVSTEAQRAERSEFLMAQVDALRSRLARYSTGSEGNPLEALAAEQQVRAAIRGLERLVGQRISLIARRDVQLQDGLAAARELTEISDTLVANAEMGTAAVISNLYEIEAGESGDREARLEALDKLIEVDLFQLGLMTEMRAHSAEIGLLLNRVAAVASPDELAALREELNGRLKVVTRRIVAVNDPRRADRALALLRRLGTGTPAPPQSDGLFETAGEVLDLDRRIDAAQGELRDAAEALEQAASELADQIEARAVTAGALAAEAIAATQRLYALSSILALALSLAVFWFYVRGNVIRRLDRLSAGMFSLAEGEEIAPIIPKGRDEIARMEGAVEFFRRQSLANRAFEEERGRHLIELQAHRNELQRLVDERTAQLRGEVAAHDAARARAEHADRAKTDFLAMMSHEVRTAMNGVLGMLRGIGRGRLQARQKAQLDVALASGESLMGVLNSILDHSKLEGGMVALEEVPFQLSAVLKDVELLMGPIADEKGLQLKVTGPEGAQPHLQGDAGKLRQILFNLVSNALKFTDEGGVTLSVTELGGLGRYRFSVCDSGKGIAPEALERIFAPFEQEDAETARHFGGTGLGLSISRRLTDLMGGSLTVESKLGQGATFHLDLGFSPIVAPKAAVATASLVSPALRLLVVEDHPVNQTVIQNCLEEMGHSVTIAGSGQAALNLVTQADFDAVLMDVSLPDVSGIEVTRQLRDETQLPVIGISAHVQPRDIAACREAGMVEVLPKPIIPARLAEALGRYCGRAGIAASVSSTLADLGPDRTQALVSLMLDRMDSEVPDLMQAISQGRHADRARIAHQLKGAIGNFDMPQLVSLLAAVEAGDKRAEDELIPALKQAQAELHRSLAALQSQSFMPAAQ, encoded by the coding sequence TTGCTCGCAATTGCCGTGATTGCGAGCTTTCCTGCGACGACTGCCGTGCTGGGTTGGTTCGAATTGCAGGACGTCGCGCGGACACAGTCGCGCTTGGTGACCGAGGCTATTCCCGCCATTTCAGAGGTCCGTGCCGTGGCCGAAGGCACAAGCCGTGTCGTGGCCGTGGCCCCTGAACTTGCTGCAGTAAGCACCGAGGCACAAAGGGCAGAGCGGTCGGAATTCCTGATGGCGCAGGTTGATGCGCTGCGGTCTCGTCTGGCGCGTTATTCGACAGGATCGGAAGGCAATCCTTTGGAGGCCTTGGCGGCCGAACAGCAGGTCCGTGCGGCGATCCGTGGCCTAGAAAGGCTGGTAGGCCAAAGGATTTCTCTCATCGCAAGACGGGACGTTCAACTGCAGGACGGATTGGCCGCAGCGCGAGAGTTGACCGAAATTTCGGATACGCTGGTCGCGAATGCCGAGATGGGGACCGCTGCCGTTATCTCAAACCTCTACGAGATCGAGGCAGGCGAGTCGGGAGACCGGGAAGCGCGGCTGGAAGCTTTGGACAAGCTGATCGAGGTTGATCTGTTTCAGCTTGGGCTGATGACGGAAATGCGTGCCCATTCGGCCGAGATCGGCTTGCTCTTGAACCGCGTGGCAGCCGTGGCATCGCCGGATGAACTGGCCGCGCTGCGCGAGGAATTGAATGGGCGGCTGAAGGTGGTGACGCGCCGGATCGTGGCCGTGAACGATCCCCGCCGCGCGGATCGTGCGCTTGCACTGTTGCGAAGGTTGGGGACCGGCACACCCGCGCCACCGCAATCAGATGGCCTGTTCGAAACAGCAGGCGAAGTGCTTGACCTAGATCGCCGGATCGATGCCGCGCAGGGTGAACTGCGCGACGCGGCCGAAGCCTTGGAACAGGCTGCCTCGGAACTCGCCGATCAGATCGAAGCGCGGGCGGTCACGGCCGGGGCTTTGGCGGCCGAAGCGATTGCAGCGACACAGCGGCTTTATGCGTTGTCGTCCATCCTTGCACTCGCCCTGTCATTGGCGGTCTTTTGGTTTTACGTCCGCGGCAATGTCATCCGCCGCCTTGATCGGCTAAGCGCGGGGATGTTCAGCCTTGCCGAGGGCGAAGAGATCGCCCCAATCATCCCCAAGGGCCGCGACGAGATCGCGCGAATGGAAGGCGCAGTCGAGTTTTTTCGCCGTCAGTCGCTGGCCAATCGCGCCTTTGAGGAAGAGCGTGGACGCCATCTGATCGAATTGCAGGCCCACAGGAACGAACTGCAACGGCTTGTCGACGAGCGTACGGCCCAATTGCGCGGCGAGGTCGCAGCCCATGATGCGGCCCGCGCGCGGGCGGAACATGCCGACAGGGCCAAGACCGACTTTCTCGCCATGATGAGCCACGAGGTGCGAACGGCGATGAACGGCGTTCTGGGCATGTTGCGCGGCATAGGGCGAGGGCGCCTACAGGCGCGGCAAAAGGCGCAACTTGATGTCGCACTCGCGTCGGGCGAAAGCTTGATGGGCGTTCTCAACAGCATCCTTGATCATTCCAAGCTGGAAGGCGGGATGGTCGCCCTAGAGGAAGTGCCATTTCAGCTTTCGGCAGTTCTTAAGGATGTCGAATTGCTCATGGGACCGATCGCCGATGAAAAGGGCCTGCAACTTAAGGTGACGGGACCTGAGGGCGCGCAGCCTCATTTGCAAGGGGATGCCGGAAAACTACGCCAAATCCTCTTCAACCTCGTTTCTAACGCGCTGAAGTTTACCGACGAAGGGGGTGTTACCCTATCTGTCACCGAACTGGGCGGACTAGGGCGTTACCGTTTCAGCGTCTGCGACAGCGGCAAGGGCATCGCGCCCGAGGCCTTGGAGCGCATCTTCGCGCCATTCGAACAAGAGGATGCCGAAACGGCCCGTCATTTTGGCGGAACCGGCTTGGGCCTGTCCATCTCGCGCCGCTTGACTGATCTGATGGGTGGAAGCCTGACAGTCGAAAGCAAGCTGGGGCAGGGCGCAACCTTCCACCTTGATTTGGGTTTCTCGCCCATCGTCGCGCCCAAAGCAGCCGTGGCTACCGCGTCACTCGTTTCGCCCGCGCTGCGTCTTTTGGTTGTCGAAGATCACCCCGTAAATCAGACGGTGATCCAGAACTGCCTCGAAGAGATGGGTCATTCGGTAACCATCGCAGGCAGCGGTCAAGCGGCTTTGAATTTGGTCACGCAGGCCGATTTTGACGCGGTGCTGATGGATGTCAGCCTGCCAGACGTTTCAGGGATCGAAGTGACACGGCAACTGCGCGACGAAACGCAACTGCCCGTCATCGGAATATCTGCGCATGTTCAGCCGCGCGATATCGCCGCCTGCCGCGAGGCCGGGATGGTTGAGGTGCTGCCCAAACCGATCATCCCGGCCCGGTTGGCCGAGGCGCTTGGGCGGTATTGCGGCCGGGCAGGGATTGCCGCCTCGGTGTCGTCCACCTTGGCCGATCTGGGGCCAGACCGAACGCAGGCGCTGGTGTCCCTGATGCTGGACCGCATGGACTCAGAGGTTCCGGACCTGATGCAGGCCATATCGCAGGGGCGTCATGCGGATCGGGCGCGGATCGCCCATCAGTTGAAAGGGGCAATCGGTAATTTCGACATGCCGCAACTCGTGTCCCTGCTCGCAGCGGTTGAGGCGGGGGACAAAAGGGCCGAAGACGAACTGATCCCTGCCTTGAAACAAGCGCAGGCCGAATTGCACCGCAGCCTTGCCGCGCTTCAATCCCAAAGTTTCATGCCAGCGGCGCAGTGA
- a CDS encoding DUF1476 domain-containing protein, translating to MTTFDDRENAFEAKFAHDADMQFRAEARRNKLVGLWAAGLLGKDGDAAAEYAMSVVSADFEEAGIEDVVRKVAGDLAGKASADDVRAKMAELLPVAKQQLMDEL from the coding sequence ATGACCACCTTCGACGATCGCGAAAACGCCTTCGAGGCAAAGTTCGCCCATGACGCCGACATGCAGTTCCGCGCCGAAGCCCGCCGCAACAAGCTTGTCGGGCTTTGGGCTGCGGGCCTTTTGGGCAAGGACGGCGATGCCGCCGCGGAATATGCCATGAGCGTGGTGAGCGCCGATTTCGAGGAAGCCGGGATCGAGGATGTGGTGCGCAAGGTCGCGGGCGATCTGGCCGGAAAGGCCAGCGCCGATGACGTGCGCGCCAAGATGGCCGAGCTTTTGCCCGTGGCCAAGCAGCAGCTGATGGACGAGCTTTGA
- a CDS encoding aspartate kinase: MPLLVMKFGGTSVADLARIENAAKKVQKEVERGYDVIVIVSAMSGETNKLVGYVEGTSKLYDAREYDAVVASGENVTAGLMALRLQEMGIPARSWQGWQVPIQTTAQHGSARFVDIPRANIDAKFAEGFKVAVVAGFQGVSPEGRITTLGRGGSDTTAVAFAAAFGAERCDIYTDVDGVYTTDPRVSSKARKLEKIAFEEMLELASLGAKVLQTRSVELAMRYKVRLRVLSSFEDTDETSGTLVCDEEEIMESKVVSGIAFSREEAKITLFTIEDRPGVASAIFGPLADAGVNVDMIVQNISEKDYDDAHPGAVTDMTFSCPINQVERAKKAMEDAKLAGKIGYDELIVDTDVAKVSVVGIGMRSHAGVAAKMFNALAAEGINIKVISTSEIKISVLIDRKYMELAVQALHDAFELEKA, encoded by the coding sequence ATGCCGCTTCTCGTGATGAAATTCGGGGGCACCTCGGTGGCCGATCTTGCGCGCATCGAGAATGCCGCGAAGAAGGTTCAGAAAGAGGTGGAACGCGGCTATGACGTGATCGTCATCGTCAGCGCCATGTCCGGCGAAACCAACAAGCTTGTGGGTTACGTCGAAGGCACCTCCAAACTCTATGACGCCCGGGAATATGATGCCGTCGTCGCATCAGGCGAGAATGTGACCGCCGGGTTGATGGCGCTGCGTCTGCAAGAGATGGGCATTCCCGCTCGGTCCTGGCAGGGCTGGCAGGTACCGATCCAGACGACGGCGCAGCATGGATCTGCCCGGTTCGTGGATATCCCGCGCGCCAATATCGATGCGAAATTCGCCGAAGGCTTCAAGGTTGCTGTGGTGGCGGGCTTTCAGGGCGTAAGCCCAGAGGGCCGTATCACCACCCTTGGCCGTGGCGGCAGCGACACCACTGCTGTGGCCTTTGCCGCAGCCTTTGGGGCGGAACGCTGCGATATCTATACCGATGTGGATGGCGTCTATACCACCGATCCACGCGTGTCATCCAAGGCGCGCAAACTGGAAAAGATCGCTTTTGAGGAAATGCTGGAACTGGCCTCGCTTGGGGCCAAGGTGCTGCAGACCCGGTCGGTTGAACTGGCCATGCGCTACAAGGTGCGGCTGCGCGTCCTGTCCTCTTTTGAAGATACCGACGAAACGTCCGGCACCCTTGTGTGCGACGAGGAGGAAATCATGGAATCGAAAGTTGTCTCTGGCATCGCCTTTTCGCGCGAAGAAGCCAAGATCACCCTCTTTACCATCGAGGACCGCCCCGGCGTCGCCTCGGCCATCTTCGGCCCCTTGGCCGATGCGGGGGTGAATGTGGACATGATCGTCCAGAACATTTCCGAAAAGGACTATGACGACGCCCATCCCGGCGCTGTGACGGATATGACCTTTTCCTGCCCGATCAATCAGGTCGAGCGTGCCAAGAAGGCGATGGAAGACGCCAAGCTTGCGGGCAAGATCGGTTATGATGAGTTAATCGTCGATACCGACGTGGCCAAGGTTTCGGTCGTGGGGATCGGCATGCGGTCCCATGCCGGGGTTGCGGCCAAAATGTTCAACGCGCTGGCCGCCGAAGGGATCAATATCAAGGTGATCTCGACATCGGAGATCAAAATCTCTGTCCTGATTGACCGGAAATACATGGAATTGGCGGTGCAGGCGCTGCATGACGCGTTTGAACTGGAAAAGGCCTGA
- a CDS encoding response regulator: MNPAAAHIVVIEDDPVTRTALAGYLASFSYRVTECAGAEAAERVLASDSPDLLIVDINLSGKDGLEITREQRARSEVGIILLSGRTDDVDRIVGLELGADDYVCKPFNRRELLARVKNLLRRTTAMRQMARRIVHFAGFTFDTASRHLTDSAGDVIPLTRGEYELLRAFVLNPGIVMDRDRLLATITHRQNGTNTRTVDVMVKRLRAKLKDDPRTPRIFGTSHGEGYVFTAPLA; the protein is encoded by the coding sequence ATGAACCCAGCGGCGGCCCATATCGTTGTGATTGAGGACGACCCCGTCACGCGGACGGCGCTGGCGGGTTATCTTGCGTCCTTCAGCTATCGCGTGACGGAATGCGCCGGGGCCGAGGCGGCGGAACGCGTGTTGGCCAGCGATAGCCCTGATCTTCTGATCGTGGACATCAACCTTTCGGGCAAGGATGGGCTGGAAATCACCCGCGAACAACGTGCCCGATCCGAGGTGGGGATTATCCTGCTGTCAGGGCGGACCGATGACGTGGATCGGATTGTCGGGCTGGAACTTGGGGCGGATGATTATGTCTGCAAGCCATTCAACAGGCGCGAACTGCTGGCGCGGGTCAAGAACCTGTTGCGGCGCACCACGGCCATGCGTCAGATGGCCCGCCGCATTGTGCATTTTGCGGGTTTCACCTTCGACACGGCGTCGCGCCATCTGACGGACTCGGCGGGTGATGTGATCCCGTTGACGCGCGGCGAATACGAACTTCTGCGCGCCTTCGTCTTGAACCCCGGCATCGTGATGGATCGTGACCGCCTCCTCGCCACGATCACGCATCGCCAGAATGGGACGAATACGAGGACCGTTGACGTCATGGTCAAACGGCTGCGGGCGAAGCTGAAGGACGATCCCCGCACCCCCCGCATCTTTGGCACCTCGCATGGCGAGGGCTATGTTTTCACTGCGCCGCTGGCATGA
- a CDS encoding alcohol dehydrogenase catalytic domain-containing protein, with translation MRAAILKAYREDLILDAVPDPECEADGVILKVLACGICRSDWHGWVGEHPRVKPGAIPGHEYCGEVVEAGPLSRWQVGDRVIAPFILACGQCPDCQSGQTTICRSQRVPGFGEPGAYAEYISVPRAHNLARLPEAISPVLAAGLGCRVTTAWHALTGRADLRAGEWLAVHGTGGIGLSALILGRALGARVVVVDVVPEKLSHALALGAEAAFDARAGDVAARIVEATGGGAHVSIEALGIAATANASIDCLRPLGRHVQVGLPTGHTARMEIHMNAVYMKQLAVYGTRGMPAWRYPSLLDLITRGVVDMSPLIARTVPLSGASAELRAFDAPMPPGVAVIDDFIR, from the coding sequence ATGCGCGCCGCCATCCTGAAAGCCTATCGCGAAGACCTTATCCTCGACGCCGTCCCCGATCCCGAATGCGAGGCGGACGGCGTCATCCTCAAGGTTCTTGCCTGCGGCATCTGCCGCAGCGATTGGCACGGCTGGGTTGGGGAACATCCCCGCGTGAAGCCGGGGGCCATTCCGGGTCACGAATATTGCGGCGAGGTGGTGGAGGCCGGACCGCTGTCCCGCTGGCAGGTTGGAGACCGGGTCATCGCACCCTTCATCCTAGCCTGTGGGCAATGCCCCGATTGCCAATCGGGACAGACCACGATCTGCCGGTCGCAGCGCGTGCCGGGTTTCGGTGAACCGGGGGCCTATGCAGAATACATCTCGGTGCCGCGCGCCCATAACCTTGCGCGCCTGCCAGAGGCGATCTCGCCGGTCCTCGCGGCGGGCCTTGGGTGCCGCGTGACGACCGCATGGCACGCCCTGACGGGGCGGGCCGATCTGAGGGCCGGCGAATGGCTGGCGGTGCATGGCACGGGCGGAATCGGGCTGTCTGCGCTGATCCTTGGCCGCGCCTTGGGGGCGCGGGTCGTGGTTGTGGATGTTGTGCCGGAAAAACTCTCCCATGCGCTGGCCTTAGGTGCCGAGGCCGCCTTCGACGCGCGCGCTGGCGACGTGGCTGCCCGGATCGTCGAGGCGACAGGGGGCGGTGCCCATGTCTCGATCGAGGCGCTGGGCATTGCTGCCACCGCCAATGCCAGCATCGATTGCCTACGCCCCTTGGGGCGGCATGTGCAGGTTGGACTGCCCACAGGCCATACCGCGCGGATGGAGATCCATATGAATGCGGTCTACATGAAGCAATTGGCCGTCTATGGCACGCGGGGCATGCCCGCTTGGCGTTATCCGTCGCTGCTGGACCTGATCACGCGGGGTGTGGTGGACATGTCCCCCCTGATTGCCCGCACGGTGCCCCTATCCGGCGCCAGCGCCGAATTGCGTGCATTCGACGCGCCAATGCCGCCGGGTGTCGCCGTGATCGACGATTTCATTCGCTGA
- a CDS encoding phosphoribosylaminoimidazolesuccinocarboxamide synthase, whose translation MARRKKVYEGKAKILYEGPEPGTLIQYFKDDSAPSPATPAPAAVEGKGVLNNRLSEFFMTGLNAIGVPTHFIRRLNMREQLVRMAEIIPLEVVVRNFAAGELSARLGIPEGTPLPRPIVEYYYKDERLGTPMVSEEHIFAFNWASQQDLDDIVALSLRVNDFLSGVMMGVGIRLADFRIEVGRIWDGDYMRLIIADEISPDSCRLWDLRGAAESMERDGVTRDPGPLADVYTELARRLGVLPSNVTHPTKPTLIN comes from the coding sequence ATGGCACGTCGCAAGAAGGTTTACGAGGGCAAGGCGAAGATCCTTTACGAAGGGCCAGAGCCGGGCACTCTGATCCAGTATTTCAAGGATGACAGCGCCCCCAGCCCCGCCACCCCCGCGCCTGCGGCCGTGGAAGGCAAAGGCGTGCTGAACAACCGGCTGTCGGAATTCTTCATGACGGGTCTGAACGCCATCGGCGTGCCCACCCATTTTATCCGCCGTCTGAACATGCGCGAACAACTGGTGCGGATGGCCGAGATTATCCCGCTTGAAGTGGTGGTGCGGAACTTTGCCGCAGGCGAGCTTTCGGCCCGTCTCGGCATTCCCGAAGGCACGCCGCTGCCGCGCCCCATCGTGGAATATTACTACAAGGACGAACGCCTGGGCACGCCCATGGTCAGCGAAGAGCATATCTTCGCCTTCAACTGGGCCAGCCAGCAGGACCTTGATGATATCGTGGCGCTGTCCCTGCGGGTGAATGACTTCCTGTCGGGCGTGATGATGGGTGTGGGCATCCGGCTGGCCGATTTCCGCATCGAGGTGGGCCGCATCTGGGATGGCGACTACATGCGCCTGATCATCGCCGACGAAATCAGCCCCGACAGCTGCCGTCTGTGGGATCTGCGCGGGGCGGCAGAATCGATGGAACGCGATGGCGTCACCCGCGACCCCGGGCCACTGGCGGATGTCTATACGGAACTCGCCCGCAGGCTGGGCGTGCTGCCGTCGAATGTCACCCATCCGACGAAGCCGACGCTGATCAATTGA
- the torT gene encoding TMAO reductase system periplasmic protein TorT: MIRLCLGLLLAITAPAWAENRWPLVAPDRPFDDDSPLTTVEYLALDRASEPWRLCILYPHLKDAYWLSVNYGMVEEARRLGVSFDLFEAGGYPNLERQREQLAACADEDFDAVILGTVSYDGLTPEVERIAALKPVIAAVNDIEDRGITAKASVPWREMGAAAGRFIAGLHPSGSASVNVAWFPGPAGAGWVPFVEEGFRAELAKSSARLVTTKYGDTGLEQQVLLVEEVLDTQQQVDYLIGSGPMAEAAVSILRARGMTADVGVVSTYLSHAVYRGITRDRILAAPTDFPVVQGRLAVEMAVRAIEGRLTVAHAGPRIEIVTSGNVQSIGTEGSLAPASFVPIFALPSGDAGPP; this comes from the coding sequence TTGATCCGCCTTTGTCTCGGCCTGTTGCTGGCAATAACCGCCCCCGCATGGGCCGAAAACCGCTGGCCACTTGTCGCGCCGGACAGGCCGTTTGACGATGACAGCCCCCTTACGACGGTGGAATATCTCGCGCTTGACCGCGCGAGTGAGCCGTGGCGGCTTTGCATCCTCTATCCGCACCTGAAGGACGCCTATTGGTTAAGTGTGAATTATGGAATGGTCGAAGAGGCCCGCCGTCTGGGTGTCTCTTTCGACCTTTTCGAAGCAGGTGGATATCCAAATCTCGAACGTCAACGTGAACAGCTGGCCGCTTGCGCAGATGAGGATTTCGACGCTGTGATTTTGGGGACTGTGTCCTATGACGGTCTGACCCCAGAAGTGGAACGGATCGCCGCCCTGAAGCCGGTGATTGCCGCCGTCAACGACATTGAAGACCGCGGCATCACCGCCAAAGCCAGCGTTCCATGGCGCGAGATGGGCGCCGCCGCGGGCCGGTTCATTGCGGGACTGCACCCTTCGGGCAGCGCAAGCGTAAATGTCGCTTGGTTTCCCGGTCCGGCTGGCGCGGGATGGGTGCCTTTCGTGGAGGAAGGCTTTCGCGCGGAACTTGCCAAATCCTCGGCCCGCCTTGTTACAACAAAATACGGCGATACCGGCCTTGAACAGCAGGTCCTTCTGGTCGAGGAGGTGCTGGATACCCAGCAGCAGGTTGACTACCTCATCGGTAGCGGTCCGATGGCCGAGGCCGCGGTTTCGATCCTTCGCGCACGTGGCATGACAGCGGATGTCGGCGTGGTGTCCACCTATCTCAGTCACGCCGTCTATCGCGGCATTACGCGAGATCGAATCCTCGCCGCGCCAACGGATTTTCCGGTTGTGCAGGGGCGTCTCGCCGTCGAAATGGCGGTCCGGGCCATCGAGGGCAGGTTGACGGTGGCACATGCCGGTCCACGAATCGAGATTGTCACATCCGGCAATGTGCAATCCATCGGAACCGAAGGGTCGCTTGCACCGGCAAGCTTCGTTCCGATTTTCGCATTGCCAAGCGGCGATGCTGGCCCCCCTTGA